In the genome of Sphingomonas sp. LR60, the window ATGTCGTAGCGCACGAGCAGCGGGCGCCCGGCGCGGGAGAGGTTATGAAGCTGGTCCGCCTCATACCGCTCGCCGGTCAGCGAGCATTCGAGATACGCGACGAAGGTCGCGCGGTCGGTGGTGAGGTTTTCGTTCATGCCGCGGGTTTAACGGGCGGGCGGGTGGACGTCATCCCCGCCGCCGCCCGTCATTGCCGCGAAGGCGGGATTCCAGAACCTCCAGCGTTTCGGCTCTTGCGAAGACCTGCGGGTCTGGATCCCCGCTTTCGCGGGGATCACGGCCTTGTCACCCCAGAATGTGCATCCAGAGCGGCTCGCCGGTCAGGCTCTGCGAGCCGCGGAGCCGCTCCAATGCGGCGGCGACGCAGCGCTCCGGGCCGTCGTGCGTGACGATCGCCACCAGCACGCTGCCATCGGTATGCGCGCCGCGCTGGATCAGGCTTTCGATCGACACGCCCGCGTCGCGCATCGCCGCGGCGATCTCCGCGAGTACGCCGACGCGGTCGGCAACCGCGAAGCGCAGATAGGCACGCCCGCGCCGCTCGCCGCTGTCCGCCGCGCCGGCCGTCGCCAAGGCGTCGGCGGGCATCGCGAACGGCGGGCCGGCCTCACCGCGCGCGATGTCGATCAGGTCGGCGACCACTGCACTGGCGGTCGGGCCCTCGCCCGCACCCGCGCCCTGGAACAGCAAGCGGCCGACGAAATTGCCCTCGGCCACCACCGCATTGGTCGCGCCGGTGACGTGGGCGAGCGGGTGATCGTTGGGGACGAGGTGCGCGTGAACGCGCTGGAACAGCTTGTCGCCGTCAGCCTCCGCGATCCCGACCAGTCGCACGCGATAACCGAGCGCCGCCGCCTCGGCGATGTCGGCAGCGAGCAAATGGCGGATGCCGCTGATCGCCACGTCGCCGAACGCCGGCGCTGTGCCGAAGGCCAAGCTCGCAAGGATCGACAATTTGTGCGCCGCGTCGACGCCGTCGATGTCGAACGACGGATCGGCCTCGGCGAAGCCAAGCGCCTGCGCCTCGGCGAGCACCTCGGCGAAGTCGCGCCCCTCGGCCTCCATCTTCGAGACGATGAAATTGCACGTGCCGTTGAGGATGCCATAGACGCGCGCGATCACGTTCGCCGCCGCGCCCTCGCGCAGCCCCTTGATGACCGGGATGCCGCCCGCAACCGCCGCCTCGAACTTCATCGGCACGCCCGCGCCCTCGGCGACGCGCGCCAGCTCGAGCCCGTGATGCGCCAGCATCGCCTTGTTGGCGGTGACGAACCCCTTGCCAGCTGCCAGCGTGCGCCCCGCGAGCGCCAGCGCCGGCCCATCCGATCCGCCGATCAGCTCGACCACGACATCGGCGTCGGCTTCGGCGAGCGCAGCCGTGTCGTCGACCCA includes:
- a CDS encoding homoserine dehydrogenase codes for the protein MAQALRVALAGLGTVGGGVIRVLDENRALITRRAGRPIEVVAVSARDRFKDRGVDLSRFAWVDDTAALAEADADVVVELIGGSDGPALALAGRTLAAGKGFVTANKAMLAHHGLELARVAEGAGVPMKFEAAVAGGIPVIKGLREGAAANVIARVYGILNGTCNFIVSKMEAEGRDFAEVLAEAQALGFAEADPSFDIDGVDAAHKLSILASLAFGTAPAFGDVAISGIRHLLAADIAEAAALGYRVRLVGIAEADGDKLFQRVHAHLVPNDHPLAHVTGATNAVVAEGNFVGRLLFQGAGAGEGPTASAVVADLIDIARGEAGPPFAMPADALATAGAADSGERRGRAYLRFAVADRVGVLAEIAAAMRDAGVSIESLIQRGAHTDGSVLVAIVTHDGPERCVAAALERLRGSQSLTGEPLWMHILG